A single Plasmodium malariae genome assembly, chromosome: 6 DNA region contains:
- the PmUG01_06018900 gene encoding conserved Plasmodium protein, unknown function, translating to MENISNDVNYVFHNSTLYLLLYAFVQVACYLAHSIRTNEIVVFYFLKLHKKIRKTYCYYMKSNKYQETSKKIETLKKKIKKYNKLIDENKNSNKHLNEYDLIILNGKYTRKVLKEENNLNDLMKILEEENKNDYLIHTCNTLLAFLFSKNTLVLFFFISFKYFATDHLEIPSLNMHSCLWFKRNFKIIYATEPCSNSLFDFLYGYNTAQLFFFTIKQNLGSLFVITKQKQKKKKKAM from the exons ATGGAAAATATCTCCAATGATGTTAATTACGTTTTTCATAACTCGACCTTATATTTGCTCTTATACGCGTTCGTACAAGTTGCCTGCTACCTAGCACATAGCATTCGTACGAATGAAAttgttgtattttattttttaaagctccacaaaaaaataagaaagacATACTGCTATTATATGAAATCAAACAAATATCAAGAGACTAGCAAGAAAATTGAaactttgaaaaaaaaaataaaaaagtataataagcttatagatgaaaataaaaattcaaataaacatttaaatgaatatgatttgataatattaaatgggaaatatacaagaaaagttttaaaagaagagaacaatttaaatgatttaatgaaaatactggaggaggaaaataaaaatgattatcTCATTCATACATGTAACACACTTCTTGCGTTTTTATTCTCAAAGAACACGCTA gttttattttttttcatatcatTCAAATACTTTGCCACCGATCACTTGGAAATACCAAGCCTGAACATGCACTCCTGTTTGTGGTTTAAGAGAAActtcaaaataatttacgCAACAG AACCTTGCTCAAATAGTTTATTCGATTTTTTATACGGTTACAACACCGcgcaattatttttttttacgataAAGCAAAACCTTGGGAGTTTGTTCGTCATAACAAaacagaaacaaaaaaaaaaaaaaaaagccatGTGA
- the PmUG01_06018800 gene encoding 60S ribosomal subunit protein L24-2, putative, whose translation MRIEKCWYCSGNIYPGHGIFFIRNDANIFRFCRSKCHKHFKAKHNPRKVKWTKVYRKERNKELNYDKTFEYEKIRNEPIKYDRNLYIKTINAIKKIDEIKEKRKMRFYKNRIKEIAEKKINLSLNYIKNNPKLLQNTEYENVLEELTEENKQHVDITLIKNTFEDESIIRKDMENAIKFTTDVRAITEEQKSDHQRENKNIEFTHYI comes from the exons ATGAGGATAGAGAAGTGCTGGTATTGCTCAGGGAATATATACCCAG GGCATGGAATATTCTTCATCCGAAACGATGCGAACATTTTTCGCTTTTGCCGAAGTAAGTGCCACAAACATTTTAAGGCGAAACACAACCCGCGCAAAGTTAAATGGACGAAGGTGTATCGAAAAGAAAGAAACAAAGaattaaattatgataaGACTTTTGAATATGAAAAGATCCGCAATGAGCCCATTAAGTATGatagaaatttatatattaaaacaattaatgcaataaaaaaaattgatgaaattaaagaaaagagaaaaatgagattttataaaaacagaattaaagaaatagctgaaaagaaaattaacctttccttaaattatataaaaaataatccaAAACTTTTACAAAATACGGAATATGAAAACGTTTTGGAGGAGCTAACTGAGGAGAATAAACAGCATGTGGATATCACTTTAATCAAAAATACATTTGAAGATGAAAGTATTATTCGTAAGGATATGGAAAATGCAATCAAGTTTACGACGGATGTGCGGGCCATCACGGAGGAACAG AAGAGCGATCACCAGagagaaaacaaaaacattGAATTCACCCACTACATTTAA
- the SUMO gene encoding small ubiquitin-related modifier, putative codes for MADDSSAANNAGATTSNNQGEHIQVKVRSPDGAEVFFKIKRKTKLEKLMEVYCNRLGQSMEAVRFLYDGDRIHGDNTPDQLGIEDGDVIDAMVQQTGGSF; via the exons atggCTGACGATTCATCAGCAGCTAATAATGCGGGTGCAACGACAAGTAACAATCAAGGTGAACACATTCAGGTTAAAGTAAGATCACCTGATGGAGCAGaggttttttttaaaataaaaagaaagacGAAACTTGAGAAGCTAATGGAAGTATACTGTAACCGCCTTGGACAGTCAATGGAAGCAG TTCGATTTTTATATGACGGGGATAGGATACATGGAGATAACACACCTGATCAATTAGGAATAGAAGATGGAGATGTTATTGATGCAATGGTTCAACAAACGGGAGgaagtttttaa
- the PmUG01_06019000 gene encoding conserved Plasmodium protein, unknown function, protein METMNENYINSLKRLKEISKTIESTLQQNNRLKSILASEMYFRKKCEASIETIENTTDKQECFRKVSKMKSRDEIKKELNEEIAHYDKHTPHLVDLRKKLIDKLSNLKEQYLETHEYIEREANSAS, encoded by the exons ATGGAAACAATGAacgaaaattatataaactcGCTGAAGAGG CTGAAAGAGATTTCCAAAACGATTGAATCTACATTGCAGCAGAATAATAGATTAAAGAGCATATTAGCAAGTGAAATGTATTTTAGGAAAAAATGTGAAGCCTCCATAGAAACG ATTGAAAACACCACAGATAAACAGGAATGTTTTAGAAAAGTGTCTAAAAT GAAGTCAAGGGAtgagataaaaaaagagttGAACGAGGAAATAGCCCATTACGATAAACACACTCCCCATCTAGTG GATTTACGAAAAAAGCTAATCGATAAGCTGTCAAATTTGAAGGAGCAGTACTTAGAAACGCATGAATAT ATTGAACGGGAGGCGAACAGTGCTTCTTAA
- the PmUG01_06019300 gene encoding conserved Plasmodium protein, unknown function → MEFPSSDEEDENYDVEEDLKKEMEEELKENKKSNKVNEKNGKQIQNAIKNSIIKEKIEKAYYEINEEFEKLYTHETNVHEEDFLLQFHKKYPQVEKNYNTKKKLLNHINKYCSLDEDNSPIMNIREYKQKCRSGDNNNNGSSVNGKSSNYNNNSGSKNNCNGNNDSVGEGNLSEAVKNALDAFRENNSVDVEKRYMYAGKIYTVKKKIDKTSSSYKRYIKTKDKMTIGGNFTNIDKLIQNIQENKEINTLDKSTEDWKNYKITHAIDEEKLKAHQNYIENKLFVENVERKLYENKIKNKSTIK, encoded by the coding sequence ATGGAATTCCCGTCATCCGACGAGGAGGATGAAAATTACGATGTCGAGGAAGACttgaaaaaggaaatggaagaagaattaaaagagaataaaaaaagtaataaagtAAACGAAAAGAATGGTAAACAAATTCAAAATGCcataaaaaattcaataataaaggaaaaaattgaaaaagcaTATTACGAAATTAATGaagaatttgaaaaattatatacacacGAAACAAATGTGCACGAAGAAGATTTTTTGCTCCAGTTTCATAAGAAATACCCACaagtagaaaaaaattataacacaaaaaaaaaattacttaatcatataaataagtacTGTTCGCTTGATGAAGACAATTCACCCATAATGAACATCAGGGAGTATAAGCAGAAGTGCCGGAGTGGTGATAACAACAACAATGGTAGCAGTGTGAATGGCAAAAGTAGTAATTACAACAATAATAGCGgcagtaaaaataattgtaatgGTAACAATGACAGTGTCGGAGAGGGAAATCTTTCTGAAGCGGTAAAGAATGCCCTGGATGCATTTCGTGAAAATAATTCTGTTGATGTAGAAAAGAGATACATGTACGCtggaaaaatttatactgttaaaaaaaaaattgacaaAACGTCTTCTtcatataaaagatatataaagaCAAAGGACAAGATGACCATAGGTGGTAATTTTACGAACATTGATAAACTTATACAAAACATacaagaaaataaagaaataaatactCTTGATAAGTCTACAGAAGATTGGaagaattacaaaataaCTCATGCCATAGacgaagaaaaattaaaagctCATCAgaattatatagaaaataaactGTTTGTTGAAAATGTGGAAAGGAAATTGtacgaaaataaaattaaaaataaaagcaccATAAAGTGA
- the PmUG01_06019200 gene encoding conserved Plasmodium protein, unknown function: MKLSIIFFFFLLIFVINFLKCENVNNKNMNKKDGANTKKGEQKNQKTGKSEGKEKNGKGKKLEEAKNNYEKASKNIEVNRSIDEAKKNVEVNKSIDEEEKKKEKVNKGKEEQVMRKEEVNIVRDEIKRCEEEKNTILEEIKNVQKSFDDYTTKSNNDLNACIAQMKASQNELNICKENENKINGIVKDMSNKYNESLNKKEKDAFELKEKISNLENKIVHVESKLNTCTKNSNNFYKNKYNKDDNYLISYDIMISYFLKIFKIYKTFYIIIAEKTFMQKVLFQMVYWKDVIIKNVQEYGLLVISQLYLYGKGITHSNFANRSKTFYQNSPLELYVTLVKDKIVYFALSTKTFCMKYINYIIPQLLSFKKNAVNNLDVFVQKLHNNSHILVNKLNTINPELKGIIPTDLSDQIILLIFFTLVNVIHLYILFYVLFLLYNFIKRVLVFLFTWICFIFSIIYEFTIFVMTLPVRPCMPRKNSKNRKTYKKHDEQMYSNPERVSYQQQEFKKMYKNQNVHQRKF; this comes from the coding sequence atgaaattaagcataattttttttttttttcttttaatattcgtaattaattttttaaagtgcgaaaatgttaataataaaaatatgaataagaAGGATGGGGCAAATACAAAGAAAGGGGAGCAGAAAAATCAGAAAACAGGGAAAAGTGAggggaaggaaaaaaatggaaaaggcAAAAAATTGGAGGAGGCGAAAAACAATTATGAGAAGGCaagcaaaaatatagaaGTAAATAGAAGTATAGATGAGGCGAAGAAAAATGTAGaagtaaataaaagtatagaCGAAGAGgagaagaaaaaggaaaaagtaaataaaggTAAAGAGGAACAGGTAATGAGAAAGGAAGAAGTAAATATAGTTAGAGACGAGATAAAAAGATGCGAAGAAGAGAAGAATACAATTCTTgaggaaattaaaaatgttcaaaAAAGTTTTGATGACTACACaacaaaaagtaataatgaCCTAAATGCATGTATAGCACAAATGAAGGCAAGtcaaaatgaattaaatatatgtaaggaaaatgaaaataagatTAATGGAATAGTAAAAGATAtgagtaataaatataatgaaagtttaaataagaaagaaaaagatgcattcgaattaaaagaaaaaattagtaatttagaaaataaaattgtacaTGTAGAATCAAAATTGAATACTTGTACAAAGaattctaataatttttataaaaataaatataataaagatgataattatttaatttcttaCGATATTATGATAagctattttttaaaaatatttaaaatatataaaacgttctatataataatagcagaaaaaacatttatgcAGAAAGTATTATTTCAGATGGTATATTGGAAAGATGTGATCATAAAAAATGTGCAAGAATATGGTCTTCTAGTTATTTcacaattatatttatatggaAAAGGTATAACACATAGCAATTTTGCTAATCGATCAAAAACATTTTATCAGAATTCTCCTCTAGAGCTATATGTAACTTTAGTAAAAGAcaaaattgtttattttgcattatcaacaaaaacattttgtatgaaatatataaattatatcataCCACAATTGTTgtctttcaaaaaaaatgctgtaaataatttagatGTCTTTGTTCAGAAACTGCATAACAATTCACACATTTTGGTAAATAAGCTAAATACCATAAACCCAGAATTGAAAGGAATCATACCTACAGATTTATCAGACCAAAtcattcttttaatattctttacCTTAGTTAatgttatacatttatatatattattttatgtattatttttactatacaattttattaaaagagTACTAGTTTTTCTGTTTACATggatttgttttattttttcaattatttatgaatttaCCATCTTTGTGATGACACTACCAGTTAGACCTTGTATGCCcagaaaaaatagtaaaaatagaaaaacatataaaaaacacGATGAACAAATGTATAGCAACCCAGAGAGGGTCTCCTACCAGCAGCAggaattcaaaaaaatgtacaaaaatcAAAATGTTCACCAGAGAAAATTCTGA